The Amaranthus tricolor cultivar Red isolate AtriRed21 chromosome 2, ASM2621246v1, whole genome shotgun sequence genome contains the following window.
TAGTCCATGACCTTGACGGCAGTAGATTCCTTCTCATAGAAAGCAGCCTTGAGGCCATCAAAGAATGTCCAAGACGATTTTTTCAGGGGAATTCAGACAAGATTCCCTTAAGGTCAATATATCGAATGTGATTGAAAAGAATCTTTATAGGTTCCCTAAATTGCCCGATCTCCTTCTTTGATGACACTCCGCTTCCACTTGCACCCTTTCCTTTCTAGATTTAGCAAGGTCTATCTTGGCTCAACCTTTGGATTCATGTGCTGATTGATGTTCTGCTTGAACCTTCTTCAAGCTCTTAGTGCGATTGATTACTTCCATCAGCTCAACCCTTTCCTTTTCATAGTTCTCCTTCAAGGAAAGCATATCTTGTGGTGATGAGGAACTGCAAAATAGAGAAATTTTTTACCAAAGGATCTGAAAGATCAATCTCTTATTTTCAGTCTTGCACATCCACTGGTAACCACTGGAAAGCAAAGTTAGGGGAAGTGCAAGATGGTTTCAACATTGGAGAGACTAGCAACCTGTCGAGTTTTTGGTAGTAAAGAGTCTGGAGCCTTTGAATGATGACTAAATGAAGGTGAAGTGGAATAAAATGCTGAGAAGGGGGATTTATCAATGAAGTGGGAAGAACTTTTGTGATAATTTTCTTAAACTCTTTTCATATTACCATTAATCTTTCCGCCTTTCCCTctctcctttctttttttttatctggGCGAGGGTTGATAATATGTGTTGATACTTTTGATTACACTCCTTTCTGATTAGGAATGTTGGCTTTGTTGGATGCTTGAAATTGTATCATACTTGCAAATCCTACTTTGCATTAGATTGAAGTTTTCACTTACAATGTTACTagttttgactttttattttttgttcattgttctagCGGGATCAGGACATGGAAGCTGTCTTCTAAATTATTGAAGCCCATATCTAACTTCTATGCCCACTATGGAATCAGAGAGTTCAATAGGATCAAATGCTGAAGAACTCAAGTCTTTAGCTAATGGAGCTTTTAAAGGTACTGTATATTTCTGTTATAAATTGCTTTAATCTTTTGAACTGTGCATGATATGTGAAATGTGTTGTGAAATGTTCGAGGGATGCTTTTAGGCtgtgtttttctttttccttctcatTCTGATACGATTTTGCGTTTTCAGCTCACAAATATTCTCAAGCTATTGATTTGTACTCTCAAGCTATCGAACTGAACAATGAAAATGCTGTGTACTGGGCAAACCGTTCATTTGCACACACCAAATTGGAAGAATATGGCAGTGCTATACACGATGCAACAAAGGCTATTGAAATTGATTCCAAGTATTCAAAGGCATGTTGCTTTACTTTCCAAATTTCACTTTAGACATCCTTGTGGTCCTGtggctgtttttttttttaatatacatgACAATTTCTATTATATTCTAAATTGATTTTTGAAAGACTGATACAAATATCTCcgtgtttatttgttttgaaaaaagGTATAAAGCATAATTATATTTGTCCTTGTAGTGATGGGATAGCTAATTTTGTTTCTGCGGTGTAAAACAGGGTTATTATAGGAGAGGGGCAGCTTTGCTTGCCATGGGAAAATTTAAAGAGGCCCTTAAGGATTTTCAACaggtaattttgttttgaaggtCATTGCTTTCATTAATAATGTTCAACCATATTTTTAGGTGATGCCTTCTTAGTTTTAAAGCGCATCAGGGTTGTGCCTTGGCGCAAGAACTCCATGTGCACAAGGCACACAAGCCAAGGCGcaaaatatgtattttttaaaatttaaaacttgcATGTTTCGGCATGCACCTTTTCCCCAAAGTGCAATAAGGCGCTCAGAGGCTCATGGAGGTGAGACACAACCCTTGCACatcctaatattttttttatatctaaGGCCTTTTGCTTTACCTATTACGTATTAAGTAATTGAACTTTGTGATTTTTTAATGGCAAGTTTAGTTGGTCTGCTTTCTGTGTTTTTTAAAGTCCCTTTTACTTCATTATTTTGgtaaatatatgtattatataatcttttttgttttatgcATAGAGTTTCGAGACCAGGAACTAACTCTTCCACTAAGGCATTTTCCCTTGTCTTCTGTTACTTCTTGGTTGCTCTTTCATTGAGTGGCTTCACTTGACCCTCTTTATTGCTCATTCAGGTAAAAAGATTATGCCCGAATGATCCTGATGCtgcaaaaaaattgaaagaatGTGAAAAGGCTGTGATGAAGCTAAAATTTGAGGAGGCTATTGCTGTACCTGAGGCTGAAAGGCGATCTATTGCTGATTCCATTGACTTTCATTCTATTGGTAATCCCCTTGACAAGTAGtatcatacatttcatttttatgAGTTTCTTCAGTACTATATTGAAGTTGTGTGGCATTTGAAATTCTGTCCTTTTGGTATCTTAGTTGTGTCTTTATTTCTATCATTATTTGTGAACTTCTGATTTGTTTGAGGAAAGCCACTCCAAAGATCTATTTGCATATTTTTGATTTATCAAGCATCTGAAATCTCTGAAATTATTTTTTCCAACCGCTAAAGGGATCATAGGAATGAGGAGATATTACTTGGCTGGTCTTACATGGGTATGGGAAAGAACAAATTGTAGGATTGTATTAGGTGTGATTAGCggaatttcaaataataattatttaacatGTAATAATAGGATCACAAGGATAAGTATACTATGAAATATAAAAGTAGTCGAATTACAACCTTTGATGCATGAGGAAAGAATACTTTAAAGTATTATCTAGTCTAATGATTTCTTCCTGTATCACCAATTGGGATTTCAAACCTAGTCCCTCTAATGAAGCCATGTACGCTGAATTGATTCCCACGTATGCTAGTATGGACAAAATAAACGATtcactcttttaattttatgggAGATTAGGTTTTCCTTGTCCTCCATCAATACCCTTACTATGTATAGGAGATATTAGACTAGAAATTAGAAGGTCCTAATTATAGCCCAATCTATTAGTAATTTTAGTCAATTCAACGTACTTATGTGTGACTTAGGAATTGAAAACTTTAGTTATTGTCCAATCTTATTGGtccaattataatatttatccTCTAACAAGTAAACATTAATTAATAAAGTATCACCAATTATTATCTCTAAATATATTCCCAACTATATTTAGTGATTCCGGGAATGTTTTACGACACAATTCCTTCCCAAATAACACTTGATTTCTATTATTTTCTCCGACATTAGTCTCATGTATCTTTTTCAGTAATCTAAGGACTACAAAACAGCTTATTCCTTAGATTTGAAACAAATTAAACATCTTATCATCTATTTTCAGGATGAATACAACCCATATTATTGTTGGCTCATTGTATTTTCATTTGTGGCTTGCAATACATAATGTGCTTGTGTCCTTTGCACTTCAGTTTTCCATTTGTGCGTGGTAGACTGTCAGTGTTTGCTTGAGTGTGTATAGAAGGAATGCATCACTTATACTTAAAATAGGAGTGAAGCTTATTCAATTTTCATATCATGTTGTCTATTTGGGATATGCTGATTTGCTTGAATGGAACTTAAGAAAGCCATTTCTCATTCTTAAGTTCCCATTTTAGTATTGCATATACGAAGCTAAGAGTGGAAACAATGGGTATTAACTGACAATTAACTACACCAATTGACGTGTGATTTCGTTGTAAAATCCTAAATTAATACTCTATTAGTAACGTGTTTAGTGGCTTGTCACTTAAAGAACTTTTCATATGTGACTGATGTGTTATGATTTGGGAATCCAGAAGAAAAAAGGTGCATTCCCACCTTATCTTCATCCTTTTATCACCATGACATTCCAGTTCTTAGCATTTGTATAGTGGTCTATCACTTGATATGATACGATTTGAGAATTCCAGTAGAAAAATGGAGTAACTCTCGGTGATCCTCTTTTGTGGGAAAATTTTCTGGgattatatttttgtatttaatgTTTAACCACCTATTCTCATCATGGttaattcattaattatcatacgaaatcatcattcaagagataTTGGCATTCCTTTGCTGTAAATGTGAACAGTTAGAAATTGAAATGTAGTGTTGTGTAGTGGAAGAGTGTTAAGTGTTAACAATATAATGAATGGGTTATAATGATTGTATTTGTGTAAAAAAGTAATTCATTGTAGTATATCTCAAGTTATAGTGGTATTGTTGTGGCAGTGGCAAGAATGACCAGCAGTTCAATTTTGTTGACTGCTACTGGTGCAGTAGTGGTTCTGGCTGCTGCATTGATGGCTGGAAAGTTTATGTCAGTTGGAGCAGTGTTAGCAACTATGGCTTTGGCAGCATCTATCATGGTCATTGTTTTCCCTTTGGCACGTACGATTTCATTATTTGGACATATGCCCTTGGCagttgaattatttttatttaaaaatgttGATTTCATTGAGGTCTTGTGTGCAAGCCATTCTTATATTTTTGGGGTGAAAGTGTGAAACTCAGGTTGGCAGCAAAAGACTTTGAGCAGTTTCTATGTGGTGCTTCTGTGCTGCCAGATTAAGCTTTTGGTGAAAAGTTGTTTCTTATATCTTTCTTATTCGCAAAACCAATCTAAACCAAGCCAGCCTTTAACGACTTAAAAGCTCTGACATAGTTTTTGTGTGCTTGTTGGGTTTGAAATGCAGCTTTTCTTAACGGAGTTTAAGGAGTTCTAGCTTCCTTGATGTTGGGTTTTCCTAGTTCTTTGTCTAGAGGTCCTTGATCCATTCTAAGATTGTATCATGCACATATAGTTCAATTAAAGGAGTTCTGCTATGTAAACAAGATTTGTTTTTTTGCATCCAACAAacactttctttttattttttcgataGTTTGTATCTACTAAATGTCATTTTGGATATGGAAATTGCTTTCTCTTTGATGTAGTTAAGGAGAAATACAAGCAAAGGTGTCTGTGTGTAGTGAGTGTTGTAAAAAAACTGCAAAATAACAAGAACATTGTTACCAAAGTTTAGTTGAGTAGCAAACTATGTCGCTCTCTTTAGAGCATTCTCAATACTGCCCAAAATTTGTGCTAGCATATTGTCACAACCCGATCTCCCTAGGCTTAAACTATAGAAGAAGGAAgagaatgattttttttttctttttttgtgttATGTTTAATATTGAGTTGCAAAGATGGTTTATATAGCCAAAGAGATGCAAATAAAAGGTTTTGCAAATGAAAGATTTTCAATTGAAAGGTTTTTAACTTTCGTTACGTACTATGATACAAAACCAAAAGACTTTGCAAATGAAAGGTTTTATACCAAAAGTTTTTGTAAATGAAAgttttctttacataacaaTACCAAAAGACTTAGCAAATGAGAAGACAATCATTTGACAAAATTCACTTTGTTCCAACAATGAAGATTACAGTGGAATGCTTGATGGGTCAACTGTCCTTAGTAAATACTACACAGTTATATTAGTGATGTGATGAaacatataaaaagaaatataagtTGGGATTGCAGTTCTATTGCTTAAATGATAATAAATTCATGACTCACCCAAGGAATGTATTGTCATTATTTGTAGTTATTTGGCATAGATGTTCAATTTTCAGGCTTGTAAGGGTGTTTCATTGTTTGACattattatgtgtttttgcTTCCGATGTTATTTGGACCTTAGAGGGGTTCATTTCTGTGCTGTCAAATCTTAAAGTTTCTAGGTTTCTAATGAGACAGTCATGAAGATAAATTGGTGAAAGATTTGTTTTTTGGTTAACTTGTGGAATCTTTTCAGTGTtctacatttttaaaaaaatgtattcTAATATTTTCTGTTCCTAATTGATGACTTCCTGTGTCCAAAAGGAAAATTGCTGCTATTATGTGTTTATGCGGACAAAGTTGTGCCACTGTTCATTCTTTTCAATCCGTCCACCAGTACAACTTGAACTTACACACACACATAAGCATATTTTGAATCCGAACTACTATCAGATGCTTGTGAATTTGATCCAACATTTCTAATCTTCAGTTTTCACCCACCATTTTTGTTTACCTATTGCCGTTCTTGTTTGCATTGCCTGCATTTTTACTAGTTAAAACTTGAAACTAGGTTAGGAAATTAAATATTGAACTTTATCATTGTTTTTTGTCTTTTGGGCATTGAAAGATATAATTCTTGATCTTGATTGTCTCAGAGGTTGAACCACAATATTCTGGGGCTAAGATTGAGGAAGATACAGTAACATTAGAGTTCATCAAGAAGATGATAGAGGatttcaaaaatcagaaatgtTTACATAAGCGGTATGTTTAAGATGCTGATATAGTTGGGTTTTTACTTTTCCTTTGCTTTTTTCCTTCTTTCAACagtgccaaagccttaatcccaaaagatggGGTTGGCTACCTTCtttctttcaaaaaatttaGTATGCAGTATGGATAGTGTTAGAAGACGATGAACAATCtttttttgttctttgtttGGCATTGAACTTTTTGATGGTTTAATGATTTGTGCTCTAGATATGCATTCCAGATAGTCTTGCAAACAAGAGAATTGCTACGTGCCTTGCCTTCTCTTGTTAATATAACTATCCCAGATGGCAATCGTTTTATCGTATGTGGTGATGTACATGGTCAGGTAATTTAGACATTCTGACAATTACCTTATTATATTTTGTATGAACTATTTACATATTATTTAGAATGCTTTCCTTTACTCTTACCAAGGGAACCTGATCCTCCGATGTTGTCCATGCACTAGTTCTCcagttttatttataattaaatacatGCTTCTTCACTAATTGAATGACTATCATAGATGGAATCCTTTTTACCCCTTttactttttccttttctttgtcATTTTTTCTTTAACCGATTAACCATTCTAGTACACTTGTGTTCTCCGAACACCCAAAATGAACGGAATTAACTGTGGCCACAGTTAAATCTTTTTATCTTTTAGATGTAGACCAGTTAGGGCCTGTTGAACGTCTTATTTTCAAGGCCATTAAGTTGTAATGAGGGTTGACTCCCAAGTTAaattaacaattacaataagtTTAAATAAGGACCAACAAGCTCAGATTAGGGTCATTAAATAAGATAAGTCATATAGAAAATAGCCTCAGTTGATGCCTATATGTTTTAGGACATTTGGATCAGACTGTTTTGTCTAAAGCTTGTCAAATTGGGTTTTGCACCATTATGTTTATTTCAGTGTATAAAAAGGTCCTGCtgtgtagtttttttttaaaaaaggataGTGCTCTTTTTTTTGTATTTGGCTTTTAACAAGATGAAAGAATGACATTTTTCTTGGACAAG
Protein-coding sequences here:
- the LOC130805957 gene encoding serine/threonine-protein phosphatase 5-like isoform X1 encodes the protein MPTMESESSIGSNAEELKSLANGAFKAHKYSQAIDLYSQAIELNNENAVYWANRSFAHTKLEEYGSAIHDATKAIEIDSKYSKGYYRRGAALLAMGKFKEALKDFQQVKRLCPNDPDAAKKLKECEKAVMKLKFEEAIAVPEAERRSIADSIDFHSIVARMTSSSILLTATGAVVVLAAALMAGKFMSVGAVLATMALAASIMVIVFPLAQVEPQYSGAKIEEDTVTLEFIKKMIEDFKNQKCLHKRYAFQIVLQTRELLRALPSLVNITIPDGNRFIVCGDVHGQFYDLLHIFELNGLPSEDNPYLFNGDFVDRGSFSLEVILTLFAFKCMCPSAMYLSRGNHESRSMNKIYGFEGEVRSKLNETFVELFAEVFCCLPLAHVLNEKVFVVHGGLFSVDGVKLSDIKAIDRFCEPPEEGLMCEVLWSDPQPNRGRGPSKRGVGLSFGPDVTKRFLLDNNLDLVVRSHEVKDEGYEIEHDGKLITVFSAPNYCDQMGNKGAFIRFEAPELKPNIVTFSAVSHPDVKPMAYAENFLRMFS